Proteins from a genomic interval of Nautilia sp. PV-1:
- a CDS encoding TIGR03545 family protein produces MGFFFKLIRELNSSNNEKFITLALVLGLISGFLPFFNIFTLSILFLAFILRIPFGLYLASWGVFSIVGYFLDPVFAKTGYYILTAPFLTPLWEFIYNLPFMRWSGYNNTVVMGGLFWGVAIGIFLYFVLNKSIKIYRDKIFAFCSKYKYLKWIVPGEVKKKGIIRVSGIAGFIIIFGGLFLLISLTFDPFVKMIMQYSMSKIFKKPVKIEKLNTSFFKADVDIKNMYIGSVKTEHINLKLSWDYLVWRKFDIKNLQITDIHSEKTLKEIASSKSASSAKASNSSKFKLNISIPDPKQLLQGYQLESLQKIDKLKKDYEDFIDYANSIKKTVANDKTQIEKIKKEINNLSNTAKNIKSAGDIQNIIAQSDKIKNEIQNMQKDIKDKKDRLAKMKQQIINDLNAIKKAGQNDYTKLSKKYDLLKSGKYYQFAESFLKPQVQVYVNKILKYYKLAKPYISKSKKEENRYVRSKGRYIVYKDKIKYPDFVLENADVSASLKDADFIIKLKNISSDQTLLAKKGLIRVDSLSDYYKKAYLEITYLKQINIRYLIKNMHFENFKYNRFVLHNVNIDVDGKGFINGPKIVLSTNVLLIPGNIEYNGNKYVSRIVKNIKKVNLNIIIDGKIDDFKIKIKSNIDKLFSKLLKSELNKQIAEKKSELQSMLNEKIQKQIKETGFDSNKLGVLKDLDSLNGDLNSLTESLKQYSQKELQKQLLKKGVGNFINF; encoded by the coding sequence ATGGGATTTTTTTTCAAGTTAATAAGAGAATTAAATAGTTCAAATAACGAAAAGTTTATAACATTAGCTTTGGTACTGGGTTTAATAAGCGGATTTTTACCGTTTTTTAATATATTTACTTTGAGTATACTTTTTTTGGCTTTTATTTTGCGTATACCTTTTGGTCTGTATCTGGCAAGCTGGGGTGTTTTTTCGATTGTCGGCTATTTTCTTGATCCTGTTTTTGCAAAGACGGGATATTATATACTGACTGCTCCGTTTCTAACTCCGTTGTGGGAGTTTATTTATAATCTGCCTTTTATGAGATGGAGCGGATATAACAACACCGTTGTAATGGGAGGACTTTTCTGGGGTGTTGCAATCGGGATTTTTCTTTATTTTGTTTTAAATAAAAGTATTAAAATTTACAGAGACAAGATTTTTGCCTTTTGTTCTAAATACAAATATTTAAAATGGATTGTGCCAGGCGAAGTAAAGAAGAAAGGAATTATCAGGGTTTCTGGTATTGCGGGCTTCATAATTATATTCGGGGGCTTATTTTTGCTTATCTCACTGACATTTGATCCGTTTGTAAAAATGATTATGCAGTATTCAATGTCTAAAATATTTAAAAAGCCTGTAAAAATAGAAAAATTAAACACTTCGTTTTTTAAAGCGGATGTAGATATAAAAAATATGTATATCGGTAGTGTTAAAACAGAACATATTAATTTAAAACTTTCGTGGGACTATCTTGTATGGAGAAAATTTGATATAAAAAATTTACAAATAACAGACATTCATTCGGAGAAAACTTTAAAAGAAATTGCGTCATCAAAGTCCGCATCTTCTGCAAAAGCTTCAAATAGCTCAAAGTTTAAACTGAATATCAGTATTCCGGATCCTAAACAGCTTTTGCAGGGATATCAGCTGGAGTCTTTGCAAAAAATAGACAAACTTAAAAAAGATTATGAGGATTTTATCGATTATGCCAACAGTATTAAAAAAACGGTGGCAAATGACAAAACTCAGATAGAAAAAATAAAAAAAGAAATTAATAATTTAAGCAATACAGCAAAGAATATTAAATCTGCCGGTGATATACAGAATATTATTGCCCAAAGCGATAAAATAAAAAATGAAATACAAAATATGCAAAAAGATATAAAAGATAAAAAAGACAGACTTGCAAAAATGAAACAGCAGATCATAAATGATCTTAATGCTATTAAAAAAGCCGGACAAAACGACTACACAAAACTCAGTAAAAAATACGATTTATTAAAAAGTGGAAAATATTATCAGTTTGCAGAGAGCTTTTTAAAACCTCAGGTTCAGGTATATGTAAATAAAATATTAAAATATTATAAACTAGCAAAACCGTATATTTCAAAATCTAAAAAAGAAGAAAACAGATATGTCAGATCTAAAGGCAGATATATTGTATATAAAGACAAAATTAAATATCCTGATTTTGTATTGGAAAACGCTGATGTGAGCGCTTCGTTAAAAGATGCAGATTTTATTATAAAACTGAAAAACATTTCTTCAGATCAGACTCTTTTGGCTAAAAAAGGTTTAATCAGAGTTGACTCTTTATCTGATTATTACAAAAAAGCTTATTTGGAAATTACTTATTTAAAACAGATAAATATAAGATATTTAATTAAAAATATGCATTTTGAAAACTTTAAATATAACAGATTTGTTTTACATAATGTTAACATTGACGTTGACGGTAAAGGCTTTATTAACGGGCCTAAAATAGTATTAAGTACAAATGTGCTATTAATACCGGGAAACATTGAATATAACGGCAATAAGTATGTTTCACGAATAGTGAAAAATATTAAAAAAGTTAATTTAAACATTATAATTGACGGAAAAATTGATGATTTTAAAATTAAGATAAAATCAAACATTGACAAACTGTTTTCAAAACTTTTAAAAAGTGAACTTAACAAACAGATAGCTGAAAAAAAATCAGAGCTTCAAAGTATGCTGAATGAAAAAATTCAAAAACAAATTAAAGAAACCGGATTTGATTCAAATAAGTTAGGAGTATTAAAAGACCTTGACTCATTAAACGGGGATCTGAATTCTTTAACCGAGTCGTTAAAGCAATATTCACAAAAAGAGCTTCAAAAACAGCTGTTAAAAAAAGGCGTTGGAAATTTTATTAATTTCTAA
- a CDS encoding LIM domain-containing protein encodes MGKLILLLLIGFGFYYFFIKPKDEPKNNKNSEEENEFIQCQKCGTFVLKKEMKEKNGKLLCKDCYADS; translated from the coding sequence ATGGGTAAACTGATATTATTACTGCTGATAGGCTTCGGATTTTATTATTTTTTCATAAAACCGAAAGACGAGCCTAAAAACAATAAAAACAGTGAAGAGGAAAACGAATTTATTCAGTGCCAAAAATGCGGTACTTTTGTATTGAAAAAAGAAATGAAAGAAAAAAACGGCAAACTTTTATGCAAGGACTGCTATGCTGATTCTTGA
- a CDS encoding DUF309 domain-containing protein, with translation MSEFEKYKKYIVNGEYFEAHEVLEEVWQDLRKTDNDLQWAYKGLINAAVALELKKRKRDVKVYKAVWGNFEKYREYYNLTEELKKTAEFIEKFRPF, from the coding sequence ATGAGTGAATTTGAAAAGTATAAAAAATATATTGTAAACGGAGAATATTTTGAAGCTCATGAGGTTTTGGAAGAAGTATGGCAGGATTTAAGGAAAACTGATAATGATTTGCAGTGGGCATATAAAGGTTTGATAAACGCGGCAGTGGCTTTAGAACTCAAAAAAAGAAAAAGGGACGTAAAAGTTTATAAAGCAGTGTGGGGCAATTTTGAGAAATACAGGGAATATTATAACTTGACTGAGGAATTAAAAAAAACGGCTGAATTTATAGAAAAATTCAGACCTTTTTAA
- a CDS encoding CZB domain-containing protein — MATTSREDIEIVQNMVIGFRDKSLENRRNVDLALTRMLMDLAKISHLIFKLNAHAAIIEEKPIEISTDTECDFGKWLLSEESIQKIGCYPEYKLIKDNLHRQIHELTKKALECTKEKTCISNKDQTIKNFEEIENISHKLSQTIDNVFEKYSKEPCK, encoded by the coding sequence ATGGCCACTACTTCGAGAGAAGATATAGAAATTGTTCAAAACATGGTTATAGGCTTCAGAGACAAATCTCTTGAAAACAGAAGAAACGTAGATTTAGCACTTACAAGAATGCTTATGGACTTAGCAAAAATTTCACATCTGATATTTAAATTAAATGCTCATGCCGCTATTATCGAAGAAAAACCGATAGAAATTTCGACAGATACAGAATGTGATTTCGGTAAATGGCTGCTTAGCGAAGAGTCTATACAAAAAATCGGATGTTATCCTGAATATAAACTAATCAAAGACAATCTTCATAGACAAATTCATGAACTTACCAAAAAAGCTCTTGAATGTACTAAAGAAAAAACATGTATTTCCAATAAAGATCAGACAATTAAAAACTTTGAAGAAATCGAAAACATCTCTCATAAACTTTCTCAAACTATCGACAACGTATTTGAAAAATATTCAAAAGAGCCGTGTAAGTGA
- a CDS encoding PAS domain-containing protein, protein MKKPAVTPIEKEVVLNEEDFIISKTDLKSRILYGNQIFIQMSGWQEEELLGKPHNILRHPDMPRCAFKVLYDHIQNGKEWFGYVKNLRKDGGYYWVFANISPTYDNNGNMIGYYSVRRKPKEGFKFIIEPLYRTLLNIENSEGMDGSLKAVDDLLKKHNMSFNEVMLKIQKGIINEL, encoded by the coding sequence ATGAAAAAACCGGCTGTAACTCCTATAGAAAAGGAAGTTGTTTTAAACGAAGAAGATTTTATCATATCCAAAACAGATCTGAAAAGCAGAATATTATACGGTAATCAGATCTTTATTCAAATGAGCGGATGGCAAGAAGAAGAACTGTTAGGAAAGCCTCATAATATTTTAAGACATCCGGATATGCCTAGATGTGCATTCAAAGTTCTTTATGATCATATCCAAAACGGAAAAGAATGGTTTGGATATGTTAAAAACTTAAGAAAAGACGGCGGATATTACTGGGTATTCGCAAACATTTCGCCTACATACGACAACAACGGAAACATGATCGGATATTATTCGGTCAGAAGAAAACCAAAAGAAGGATTCAAGTTTATTATCGAACCGCTTTACAGAACATTGCTCAACATAGAAAACAGCGAAGGCATGGACGGAAGTTTGAAAGCAGTCGATGATCTGCTCAAAAAACACAATATGAGTTTTAACGAAGTAATGCTAAAAATCCAAAAAGGAATAATCAATGAACTATAA
- a CDS encoding DUF2603 domain-containing protein has product MAEEVAKKLNITEKTVVECKDFEVIEGNLDSPLWILMIQDKLKIVLEVDEYMKLMETLKNVMKENFELKLEKAILSEFPVDYDDVKAVVLEEMKQNENATIDEILNKVKLEHPNLFYNLDLDKIF; this is encoded by the coding sequence TTGGCTGAAGAAGTAGCAAAAAAACTGAATATAACTGAAAAAACGGTTGTTGAGTGTAAAGATTTTGAAGTGATTGAAGGTAATCTGGACAGTCCTCTTTGGATTTTAATGATTCAAGACAAACTTAAAATAGTTTTGGAAGTTGATGAATATATGAAACTTATGGAAACGCTTAAAAATGTTATGAAAGAAAACTTTGAGCTTAAATTGGAAAAAGCGATATTAAGTGAGTTTCCGGTAGATTATGATGACGTTAAAGCTGTTGTTTTGGAAGAAATGAAACAAAATGAAAACGCGACTATTGATGAAATATTAAATAAAGTAAAATTAGAACATCCTAATCTTTTTTATAATCTGGATTTAGATAAAATCTTCTAA
- a CDS encoding FtsW/RodA/SpoVE family cell cycle protein encodes MSKKFNITLILLILPFIFLSLFLVNEISHRLFIKELIYIGIGVIVFVITYILPIRKLLWLIPIIYWFNIFLLILVDTVGLRILGAQRWLKIPLLNITIQPSEFMKTTLLLMLGYLIYKYPPRPQYNFKEFLKLSFFIILPFILIAKEPDLGTALITLIIGFGVLFIVGVDKKIWITLSIGAVLFAPIYYKYIMKDYQKQRIEDFLNKPSYHVRQSMIAIGSGGLSGKSKDEATQTQLKFLPIASSDFIFAYLVERFGFIGASSVIFLYFILIFYLLRIAKKLKEDYFAKVMFAGVGLMLFIYSYINIAMTMNLAPVVGVPLPLISHGGTSFINFMILFAILENLISKKEFIHTYGVK; translated from the coding sequence GTGAGCAAAAAATTCAATATAACTCTCATCTTACTCATTCTCCCTTTTATTTTTTTAAGTCTTTTTCTGGTTAATGAAATATCCCATAGGCTTTTTATTAAAGAGCTGATATATATCGGTATAGGAGTAATAGTATTCGTTATTACATATATACTTCCTATCAGAAAGCTTTTATGGCTTATACCGATAATCTATTGGTTTAATATATTTTTACTCATTCTCGTGGACACTGTGGGGCTTAGAATATTAGGTGCACAAAGATGGCTTAAAATACCTCTTTTAAATATTACAATACAGCCTTCCGAATTTATGAAAACCACGCTTCTTCTTATGCTTGGATATTTAATATATAAGTATCCTCCAAGACCCCAGTATAATTTTAAAGAATTTTTAAAACTTTCTTTTTTTATTATTCTTCCGTTTATACTTATTGCGAAAGAACCTGATTTAGGAACGGCATTAATTACACTTATTATCGGTTTTGGAGTGTTGTTTATCGTAGGAGTAGATAAAAAAATATGGATCACTCTCAGTATAGGGGCAGTTTTATTCGCACCGATATACTACAAATATATAATGAAAGACTATCAAAAACAGAGAATCGAAGATTTTTTAAATAAACCAAGCTACCATGTCAGACAGTCTATGATTGCCATAGGAAGCGGAGGACTCAGCGGTAAAAGTAAAGATGAGGCCACTCAAACCCAGCTTAAATTTCTACCTATTGCCAGCAGTGATTTTATTTTCGCTTATCTGGTAGAAAGATTTGGTTTTATAGGTGCAAGTTCCGTTATATTTTTATATTTTATACTTATTTTTTATTTATTGCGAATAGCAAAAAAACTTAAAGAAGACTATTTTGCAAAAGTTATGTTTGCGGGTGTAGGATTGATGCTTTTTATTTATTCTTACATCAATATTGCAATGACTATGAACCTTGCCCCAGTCGTCGGCGTGCCATTACCTCTCATAAGCCATGGTGGGACCAGTTTTATCAATTTTATGATACTTTTTGCTATTTTGGAAAATTTAATCAGCAAAAAAGAATTTATACATACTTACGGAGTGAAATAG
- the rsmG gene encoding 16S rRNA (guanine(527)-N(7))-methyltransferase RsmG: MKVENEQLKIFTNELLKWNKVHKFTNYKTKEEIQEQIEDSLYPLDKIIHTKSALDIGTGAGFPGLILAIAMPETKWYLVEPLKKRYSFLNYMKIKLGLKNVEIIPSRLENADIKPVELITTRAVMPTAKIIEISKPCLQKDGKILLYKGSSVLDELKDLNLKAEIISKGHRNYLILKDVNG, encoded by the coding sequence TTGAAAGTTGAAAATGAGCAATTAAAAATATTTACAAACGAACTTTTAAAATGGAACAAAGTACACAAATTTACCAACTACAAAACAAAAGAGGAAATTCAAGAACAGATTGAAGACTCATTGTATCCGCTAGATAAAATCATTCATACGAAAAGCGCACTTGATATAGGCACCGGTGCCGGTTTTCCAGGGTTGATTCTGGCAATTGCCATGCCCGAAACAAAATGGTATCTTGTAGAACCTCTTAAAAAACGGTATTCCTTTTTAAATTACATGAAAATAAAACTCGGTCTGAAAAATGTAGAAATTATTCCTTCCAGATTGGAAAATGCAGACATAAAACCTGTAGAACTGATAACAACAAGAGCAGTAATGCCGACAGCTAAAATTATAGAAATATCAAAACCCTGCCTTCAAAAAGATGGTAAAATACTCTTATACAAAGGTTCAAGCGTACTGGACGAACTGAAAGATTTAAATCTAAAAGCCGAAATCATTTCAAAAGGCCACAGAAATTATTTAATATTAAAGGACGTCAATGGGTAA
- the ribA gene encoding GTP cyclohydrolase II, translating into MKISEIATLPTKYGTFKIQSFKEGDKEHLAIFTENLPETPYIRIHSECLTGDALGSLKCDCGDQLAYALKIINEKGGIVLYLRQEGRGIGLFNKVNAYALQDKGLDTVEANHQLGFEADMRDFSIVEKILSHFGIKQIKLLTNNPRKEFAFKNIKVIERIPIKIKPNPYNENYLKTKKEKLGHKL; encoded by the coding sequence TTGAAAATATCTGAAATAGCTACTCTTCCTACAAAATACGGCACATTTAAAATTCAGTCTTTTAAAGAAGGGGATAAAGAGCACTTAGCTATATTTACAGAAAACCTTCCCGAAACTCCTTATATAAGAATTCACAGCGAATGTCTGACGGGAGACGCACTAGGAAGCCTTAAATGCGACTGCGGAGACCAGCTCGCTTATGCGTTAAAAATCATTAATGAGAAAGGCGGAATAGTACTTTATTTAAGACAGGAAGGAAGAGGCATAGGTCTTTTTAACAAAGTAAACGCATACGCTCTTCAGGATAAGGGGTTAGATACCGTAGAAGCCAATCATCAGCTTGGATTTGAAGCCGATATGAGAGATTTCTCTATTGTAGAAAAAATACTCAGCCACTTCGGTATCAAACAGATAAAACTACTCACTAACAACCCAAGAAAAGAATTTGCTTTTAAAAATATAAAAGTAATAGAAAGAATACCTATTAAAATCAAACCCAATCCTTACAACGAAAATTATTTAAAAACAAAAAAAGAAAAACTCGGGCACAAACTTTAG
- the argF gene encoding ornithine carbamoyltransferase — translation MRHFLWLCDYTKEEIKEIIELGFQIKKETKNGVYKPYLKHQQLAMIFEKSSTRTRVSFEAGINQLGGNGLFLSSRDIQLGRGEPLKDTARVITRMVDLVMIRTFGQERLEEFAEYSKVPVINGLTDLCHPVQLLADLMTMIEFDKFDFNSPESTTVAYVGDGNNMANSWAVLAAKLGFSLRIATPQGYEIDESIRVKALEFAEKSGAKIEFLYDPKAAVKDADVVTTDTWVSMGQEDEKEKRINDFKGFEVDAGLMSLAKKDAIFLHCLPAYRGYEVSEEVFENHADEIFSEAENRLHAQKGLMVWLKK, via the coding sequence TTGAGACATTTTTTATGGTTGTGTGATTACACAAAAGAAGAAATAAAAGAGATTATTGAATTGGGTTTTCAGATTAAAAAAGAAACAAAAAACGGCGTATACAAACCGTATTTAAAACATCAGCAGCTTGCCATGATTTTTGAGAAAAGTTCTACACGGACCAGAGTATCGTTTGAAGCCGGAATAAATCAGCTGGGAGGCAACGGGCTGTTTTTAAGTTCGAGAGATATTCAGCTCGGACGAGGCGAGCCTCTTAAAGATACGGCGAGGGTAATTACAAGAATGGTTGATTTGGTGATGATAAGAACATTCGGTCAGGAAAGACTTGAAGAGTTTGCCGAATATTCTAAAGTACCGGTAATAAACGGTTTAACGGATTTATGCCATCCGGTACAGCTTCTGGCTGATTTAATGACAATGATTGAATTTGATAAATTCGATTTTAATTCTCCTGAAAGTACGACTGTCGCATATGTGGGTGACGGTAATAACATGGCTAACTCATGGGCTGTTTTGGCTGCTAAATTAGGATTTTCTCTAAGAATAGCGACACCTCAGGGTTATGAGATTGATGAAAGTATAAGAGTAAAAGCGTTGGAATTTGCAGAAAAATCAGGTGCTAAAATCGAGTTTTTATATGATCCTAAAGCCGCTGTTAAAGATGCGGATGTCGTTACCACCGATACTTGGGTCAGTATGGGACAGGAAGACGAAAAAGAGAAAAGAATAAATGATTTTAAAGGTTTTGAGGTAGATGCCGGGTTGATGAGTTTAGCTAAAAAAGACGCGATATTTTTACACTGTCTTCCTGCGTACAGAGGATATGAGGTTAGCGAAGAAGTTTTTGAAAATCACGCTGATGAAATATTCAGCGAAGCGGAAAACAGATTACATGCTCAGAAAGGATTGATGGTTTGGCTGAAGAAGTAG
- a CDS encoding Txe/YoeB family addiction module toxin, with protein sequence MKIAFTLEGWEDYIYWQKIDKKIVKKINELIKDIKRHPFEGLGKPEALKFDFAGCYSRRINHEHRLIYMIDENEVIIIACRYHYQ encoded by the coding sequence ATGAAAATTGCTTTTACGCTTGAAGGCTGGGAAGATTATATATATTGGCAGAAAATTGATAAAAAAATTGTAAAAAAAATAAACGAATTGATTAAAGATATTAAAAGACATCCGTTTGAAGGTTTAGGCAAACCTGAAGCATTGAAATTTGATTTTGCAGGATGTTATTCGAGAAGAATCAATCACGAACACAGACTGATATATATGATTGATGAAAATGAAGTTATAATAATCGCCTGCAGATATCATTATCAGTAA
- a CDS encoding type II toxin-antitoxin system Phd/YefM family antitoxin: MEVVTMSEARNNLKEIFEKVYFNHDEIIIHRKGKESVVMISLDEFNSLKETEYLMKNQANREWIKKSINNAKSGKKIYKEI, encoded by the coding sequence ATGGAAGTAGTAACGATGAGTGAAGCCAGAAATAACCTTAAAGAAATTTTTGAAAAAGTTTATTTTAATCATGATGAAATAATCATACACAGAAAAGGAAAAGAAAGTGTTGTGATGATTTCTCTTGATGAATTCAACTCTTTAAAAGAAACCGAATATTTAATGAAAAACCAGGCAAACAGAGAGTGGATTAAAAAATCCATAAACAATGCGAAATCAGGTAAAAAAATCTATAAAGAAATATAA
- a CDS encoding radical SAM protein, with product MICYIEKKVLSFPITQQIIGKFNPKIILINHYKDIFNRSHQDFNWQKNKNVLILAEKKDKFLYKGSGFCNSRGYENFYYSTQILGCVYNCEYCYIGGMYPCGYPVVFVNEDDFIKEAEKLKNAYIAISYESDLLAFEGIYPFHKKWIELAAKCPDLLIESRTKSANTHRLPDNPPPNFLLGFSLSPVEINRFEKKAPNLEKRIKALKLAIDKGYNVEIAIDPVIKTENFKEIYKNFIEYLKSEIDLSKINIEIGAFRMNKDFLKRLRKINLSEVTWYPYEIKQGEARYRDEKEIIEYVRELIVDS from the coding sequence TTGATCTGCTATATAGAAAAAAAAGTTCTCAGTTTTCCTATTACACAGCAAATAATCGGTAAATTTAACCCAAAAATTATATTGATAAACCATTACAAAGATATTTTTAACCGCTCTCATCAGGATTTTAACTGGCAAAAGAATAAAAATGTACTTATATTAGCCGAAAAAAAAGATAAATTTTTATATAAAGGCAGCGGTTTTTGCAACAGCAGAGGATATGAAAATTTCTACTATTCAACACAGATACTCGGATGTGTCTATAACTGCGAATACTGCTACATAGGAGGCATGTATCCGTGCGGATATCCCGTTGTTTTCGTAAACGAAGACGATTTTATCAAAGAAGCCGAAAAACTTAAAAACGCATATATAGCAATAAGCTACGAATCGGACTTGCTTGCTTTTGAAGGGATTTATCCTTTTCACAAAAAGTGGATTGAATTAGCCGCAAAATGCCCCGATTTATTAATAGAAAGCCGCACAAAATCTGCGAATACACATAGACTTCCGGATAATCCCCCGCCAAACTTTCTGCTTGGATTTTCACTCTCGCCTGTTGAAATAAACAGATTCGAAAAAAAAGCGCCAAATTTAGAAAAACGCATAAAAGCCCTTAAGCTTGCAATCGATAAAGGATACAATGTAGAAATAGCAATAGACCCTGTAATAAAAACAGAAAATTTCAAAGAAATTTATAAAAACTTTATTGAATATCTGAAAAGCGAAATAGACCTCTCAAAAATCAACATAGAAATCGGTGCATTTAGAATGAATAAAGATTTTTTAAAACGCCTGCGCAAAATTAATTTAAGCGAAGTTACATGGTACCCGTATGAAATCAAACAGGGCGAAGCCAGATACAGGGATGAAAAAGAGATTATCGAGTATGTGAGGGAGCTGATAGTAGATAGTTGA
- a CDS encoding type II toxin-antitoxin system Phd/YefM family antitoxin, which produces MTISANEVKKRGVSIFDEMLKKFNEIVITFRDKKKFVVMDIKRYEELRMKELELAYKEVMEDYKNGDYKVLSTKEHIESLKEELNV; this is translated from the coding sequence ATGACTATCAGCGCTAACGAAGTAAAAAAAAGAGGCGTTTCAATTTTTGATGAAATGCTTAAAAAATTCAATGAAATAGTAATAACATTCAGGGATAAAAAGAAATTCGTAGTTATGGATATAAAAAGATACGAAGAGCTTAGAATGAAAGAGCTTGAGCTTGCTTATAAAGAGGTAATGGAAGATTATAAAAATGGAGACTATAAAGTTTTAAGTACAAAAGAACATATCGAATCTTTAAAAGAAGAATTAAATGTTTAA
- a CDS encoding SDR family oxidoreductase, with protein MKILLTGASSGIGRAIKETLADYEIITLCRNCDKKIDFNDINTLKDLKFEDVYGIIHNAGTGYFGQFEDIGIDKIEEMINVNFLAPMIITKNHLKDIKKNRGFIINISSTSAIHPARQGVVYGATKAALRHFGTSLFEEVRKYGVKVCTILPDMTLTNFHKNTYFKPSSDELAHIKPEDIAKIVKDIIEAPKNIVMHEVVVKPQIFKLDKN; from the coding sequence ATGAAAATACTTCTTACCGGTGCAAGCAGCGGAATAGGAAGAGCTATAAAAGAAACACTTGCAGATTACGAAATAATAACACTTTGCAGAAACTGTGATAAGAAAATAGATTTCAATGACATAAACACATTAAAAGATCTAAAGTTTGAAGACGTTTACGGAATAATACATAATGCCGGAACCGGTTATTTCGGGCAGTTTGAGGATATCGGAATAGACAAAATAGAAGAAATGATAAACGTTAACTTTTTAGCACCTATGATTATTACCAAAAACCATCTTAAAGACATCAAAAAAAACAGAGGTTTTATAATAAACATCTCTTCCACTTCAGCAATCCACCCGGCACGTCAAGGTGTCGTCTACGGCGCTACAAAAGCGGCTTTGAGGCATTTCGGCACTTCACTGTTTGAAGAAGTAAGAAAATACGGTGTAAAAGTATGTACTATACTGCCGGATATGACACTTACAAATTTTCATAAAAACACTTATTTCAAACCTTCATCCGACGAACTCGCACACATTAAACCTGAAGATATAGCCAAAATAGTCAAAGATATAATTGAAGCACCGAAAAATATCGTTATGCATGAAGTGGTAGTTAAACCTCAGATTTTTAAACTTGACAAAAATTAA
- a CDS encoding phosphoribosyltransferase yields the protein MKDYTFKEFKSDLQNLTIKKPDAILAIARGGLTFAHHLAEKLNMREVFSINAVSYDKDKKLDTINIFNIPDLKNYKNILVVDDISDSGDTFIEVLKVLKEKYPDKDFKTIAIFYKPTSKYKPDIFFHETNEWINFFWEVY from the coding sequence ATGAAAGACTATACGTTTAAGGAATTCAAATCGGACCTGCAAAATTTAACAATAAAAAAACCTGACGCCATACTTGCCATAGCAAGAGGAGGACTTACATTTGCCCATCATCTTGCAGAAAAACTAAACATGAGAGAAGTATTCAGTATCAACGCCGTATCTTACGATAAAGACAAAAAACTCGACACTATTAATATTTTTAATATTCCTGATTTAAAAAATTACAAAAATATTTTAGTGGTAGACGATATAAGCGACAGCGGAGATACTTTCATTGAAGTTTTAAAAGTACTAAAAGAAAAATACCCTGATAAAGATTTTAAAACAATAGCTATTTTTTACAAACCTACTTCAAAATATAAACCCGATATCTTTTTTCACGAAACAAACGAATGGATTAACTTTTTCTGGGAAGTTTATTAA